The Saccharopolyspora gloriosae genome window below encodes:
- a CDS encoding right-handed parallel beta-helix repeat-containing protein encodes MNRELLVVGADRPGGFPSIGAALAAAHDGATISIRPGRYEENLVVDRMVNLTAEDGEGTVEVHAAENSALVIDTEGAQLRGLVLVCDDGRYPAVDVRRGEVALDGCRIAGSSWSALLTRGSGSVAARGCRMTSTGGAGIVITSSAASTVEDSEVSDVASSAVVVGEDGSLTLRRFVVRRPGGNGICVNGRGRCLLEGGAITEAAKPALVVEQQGTLKATELDVRDGVNVDLYVTGGASVEIADSRFSGAAGQAAYLTEQANPLLRGCTFSAARCGVQVTGRAAPRLVECVVEDCRVGIVVDGEARPRFDKTTVRGTTDAIAQLSSSAGSHFSAFRATADSGSGMLLAGTGEVVVDNASIETATSAAVELAESARAALTDTRITAGTEAALVLTGGRAELVSALLRGGGLRVGGAEVSMNDTEIVEALADGVLITTGGSVRAGSCRIRSAGGHGVHVTAGGGARLDECEVLGSAGDGAHLDTAEPVALHRCAIKGSGGVAIRCPQDDARITVRDLVTDAATGAPQPPRGSRREVDRSAPEPEESEVDNSLLGASGAELNGPLSELDSLIGLQGVKQEVRGLINLIRMSQVRQEKGLPMPPISRHLVFAGPPGTGKTTVARLYGAVLAELGILSKGHMIEAARADLVGQYIGSTAIKTTELVNQAIGGVLFIDEAYTLNAQSGGVGPDFGQEAIDALMKMMEDHRDELVVIVAGYSELMQGFLESNPGVASRFTRTIEFPNYSVEELVTIAGNLCRKHYYELTDDAIDELTNYFTRVPKGETFGNGRVARKLFEEMISLQASRLAQRPPARDSDLSRLTAEDIAPQTAMLEQLPSQQPTTPDAADDPRSALRATHAWRRLSELSGMDDTRQAVGAALLSLCERKNGRRAVGRHGNAVLVGRRGSGRSELARLYAQGLSELGLVGIGQLVRVSLAGELGPHWPGQAESLVRKALQDARGGVLVVDADAAGESQPEEAEALQAALREHTAESVVVLTGTRASLEVVLARAPKLAENFGQRWEIGAYSTAELAEIAVRYLRERGHEVPDEVCEAVHARLAESGGSTVHDAHRFSRYLARAAASRTLALADLAGLGERVEPTRSGLASVG; translated from the coding sequence ATGAACCGCGAACTTCTGGTGGTGGGAGCAGATCGACCGGGCGGGTTCCCCTCGATCGGCGCCGCGCTCGCGGCCGCCCACGACGGAGCCACCATCAGCATCCGGCCCGGCCGGTACGAGGAGAACCTGGTCGTCGACCGGATGGTCAACCTGACCGCCGAGGACGGCGAGGGCACCGTCGAGGTGCACGCCGCCGAGAACAGCGCGCTGGTCATCGACACCGAGGGCGCTCAGCTGCGCGGACTGGTGCTGGTCTGCGACGACGGCCGCTACCCCGCGGTCGACGTGCGGCGCGGCGAGGTCGCGCTGGACGGCTGCCGCATCGCCGGCTCGTCGTGGTCGGCCCTGCTGACCAGGGGCAGCGGCTCCGTCGCCGCGCGCGGTTGCCGGATGACGAGCACCGGCGGCGCGGGCATCGTGATCACGTCCTCGGCCGCCAGCACGGTGGAGGACAGCGAGGTCTCCGATGTGGCCTCCTCGGCCGTGGTGGTCGGGGAGGACGGTTCGCTGACGCTGCGCCGGTTCGTCGTGCGACGCCCGGGCGGCAACGGGATCTGCGTCAACGGGCGGGGCCGGTGCCTGCTCGAAGGCGGCGCGATCACCGAGGCCGCCAAGCCCGCGCTCGTCGTCGAGCAGCAGGGCACCCTCAAAGCCACCGAGCTGGACGTGCGCGACGGGGTCAACGTCGACCTCTACGTGACCGGCGGCGCGTCCGTCGAGATCGCGGACTCCCGGTTCTCCGGCGCCGCGGGCCAGGCCGCGTACCTCACCGAGCAGGCGAACCCGTTGCTGCGCGGGTGCACGTTCTCCGCCGCCCGGTGCGGGGTGCAGGTGACCGGGCGGGCCGCGCCCCGGCTGGTCGAGTGCGTCGTCGAGGACTGCCGGGTGGGCATCGTCGTGGACGGCGAAGCCCGGCCCCGGTTCGACAAGACCACGGTGCGCGGGACGACGGACGCGATCGCGCAGCTGTCCTCCTCGGCGGGCTCGCACTTCTCCGCGTTCCGCGCGACCGCCGACTCGGGTTCCGGGATGCTGCTGGCGGGCACCGGTGAAGTCGTGGTCGACAACGCGTCGATCGAGACCGCCACCTCCGCTGCGGTGGAGCTCGCCGAGTCCGCGCGGGCCGCGCTCACCGACACCCGCATCACCGCGGGCACCGAAGCGGCGCTCGTGCTCACAGGTGGCCGTGCGGAGCTCGTTTCGGCGCTGCTGCGCGGTGGTGGGCTGCGGGTCGGGGGCGCCGAGGTGTCGATGAACGACACCGAGATCGTCGAGGCGCTCGCCGACGGCGTGCTGATCACCACCGGTGGTTCGGTGCGGGCGGGCAGCTGCCGCATCCGCTCGGCGGGCGGGCACGGCGTGCACGTGACGGCCGGGGGCGGCGCGCGGCTCGACGAGTGCGAGGTGCTCGGCAGCGCCGGCGACGGCGCGCACCTGGACACCGCGGAGCCGGTCGCCCTGCACCGGTGCGCGATCAAGGGCAGCGGCGGAGTCGCGATCCGGTGCCCGCAGGACGACGCCCGGATCACCGTGCGGGACCTGGTGACGGACGCCGCGACCGGCGCACCGCAGCCTCCCCGCGGTTCCCGGCGGGAAGTCGACCGCTCCGCGCCCGAACCCGAGGAGTCCGAAGTGGACAACTCGCTGCTCGGGGCCAGCGGCGCCGAGCTGAACGGCCCGCTGTCCGAACTCGACTCGCTGATCGGCCTCCAAGGCGTCAAGCAGGAGGTCCGAGGCCTGATCAACCTGATCCGGATGTCGCAGGTCCGCCAGGAGAAGGGCCTGCCGATGCCGCCGATCAGCAGGCACCTGGTCTTCGCGGGCCCGCCCGGCACCGGTAAGACCACCGTGGCCCGGCTCTACGGCGCGGTCCTCGCCGAACTGGGCATCCTGTCGAAGGGGCACATGATCGAGGCCGCCCGAGCCGACCTGGTCGGCCAGTACATCGGCTCGACCGCGATCAAGACCACCGAGCTGGTGAACCAGGCCATCGGCGGGGTGCTGTTCATCGACGAGGCCTACACCCTCAACGCGCAGAGCGGCGGCGTCGGCCCGGACTTCGGCCAGGAGGCCATCGACGCGCTGATGAAGATGATGGAGGACCACCGCGACGAGCTGGTGGTCATCGTCGCGGGCTACTCGGAGCTGATGCAGGGATTCCTGGAGTCCAACCCCGGTGTCGCCTCCCGCTTCACCCGGACCATCGAGTTCCCGAACTACAGCGTCGAAGAGCTGGTGACCATCGCCGGCAACCTGTGCCGCAAGCACTACTACGAGCTCACCGACGACGCGATCGACGAGCTGACCAACTACTTCACCCGCGTGCCGAAGGGGGAGACCTTCGGCAACGGTCGCGTGGCGCGCAAGCTCTTCGAGGAGATGATCAGCCTCCAGGCTTCGCGGCTCGCCCAGCGCCCACCGGCCAGGGACTCCGACCTGAGCAGGCTGACCGCCGAGGACATCGCTCCGCAGACCGCGATGCTGGAGCAGCTCCCGTCGCAGCAGCCGACCACGCCGGACGCCGCCGACGACCCGCGCTCGGCCCTGCGCGCCACCCATGCCTGGCGGCGGCTCTCCGAGCTCAGCGGGATGGACGACACCCGGCAGGCGGTCGGGGCGGCGCTGCTGTCGCTGTGCGAGCGCAAGAACGGCCGCCGGGCGGTCGGCCGGCACGGCAACGCGGTGCTCGTCGGGCGGCGCGGCAGCGGTCGCTCCGAGCTCGCCCGGCTCTACGCCCAGGGGCTCTCCGAACTGGGATTGGTCGGAATCGGCCAGCTGGTGCGGGTTTCGCTGGCCGGAGAACTCGGTCCGCACTGGCCAGGCCAGGCCGAAAGCCTGGTGCGCAAGGCGCTCCAGGACGCCCGCGGCGGAGTGCTGGTGGTCGACGCCGACGCGGCAGGCGAGTCCCAGCCGGAGGAAGCCGAAGCGCTCCAGGCGGCGCTGCGCGAGCACACCGCGGAATCGGTGGTGGTGCTCACCGGCACCCGCGCGAGCCTGGAGGTCGTGCTGGCACGGGCGCCCAAGCTGGCGGAGAACTTCGGGCAGCGATGGGAGATCGGCGCGTACTCCACCGCGGAGCTCGCGGAGATCGCCGTCCGGTACCTGCGCGAGCGCGGCCACGAGGTCCCGGACGAGGTGTGCGAGGCGGTGCACGCGCGCCTCGCGGAGTCGGGCGGTTCGACGGTGCACGACGCCCACCGGTTCTCCCGGTACCTGGCCCGGGCGGCGGCTTCGCGCACGTTGGCGCTCGCCGACCTGGCCGGGCTGGGGGAGCGGGTCGAGCCGACGCGCTCCGGGCTGGCTTCAGTGGGCTGA
- a CDS encoding YbaB/EbfC family nucleoid-associated protein: MSDVDRRSIEMLREEYERVSAGLGDMQRRITELSATAVSPRREVSVTVGNQGVIKDLHFPTAAYRKLPKNELAELITKTIEAAREKATEQMAELIAPMMPGGLNAKAVLSGDVSAEALAAAEPQLPPVVAETQRSRAARIEEMRG, translated from the coding sequence GTGTCCGATGTGGATCGTCGCAGCATCGAGATGTTGCGCGAGGAGTACGAACGCGTCAGCGCCGGCCTCGGCGACATGCAGCGGCGGATCACCGAGCTCTCGGCGACCGCGGTCTCGCCCCGGCGGGAGGTGTCGGTGACGGTGGGGAACCAGGGTGTGATCAAGGATCTGCACTTCCCCACCGCCGCCTATCGCAAGCTCCCCAAGAACGAGCTGGCCGAGCTGATCACGAAGACGATCGAAGCGGCCCGGGAGAAGGCCACCGAGCAGATGGCCGAGCTGATCGCCCCGATGATGCCCGGTGGCCTCAACGCCAAAGCCGTGCTCAGCGGGGACGTCAGCGCTGAAGCCCTGGCCGCCGCTGAGCCCCAGCTGCCGCCGGTGGTCGCCGAGACGCAGCGCAGCCGGGCCGCGCGGATCGAGGAGATGCGCGGATGA